One window of the Peptacetobacter hiranonis genome contains the following:
- the rpoB gene encoding DNA-directed RNA polymerase subunit beta, which translates to MPHPVTIGKRKRMSFSKIKEIADVPNLIEIQVDSYKWFLEEGLKEVFDDISPIEDYTGNLILEFVDYSLDENPKYDIEECKERDATYCAPLKVKVRLINKETGEIKEQEVFMGDFPLMTERGTFVINGAERVIVSQLVRSPSVYYAEERDKTGKRLISSTVIPNRGAWLEYETDSNDVISVRVDRTRKQPVTVLLRALGIGSDAEIIELLGEDERLSATLEKDNTNTVEEGLIEIYKKLRPGEPPTVESASSLINALFFDPKRYDLAKVGRYKFNKKLAICYRIMNRVAARDIVNPETGEVFVKAGETIGYNVAKDIQNAGINVVHLLVDDEKEIKVIGNNFVDIEAHVNFDISDLKIKEKVHYPTLKEILDNYDDEEEIKEAIKSRMKELIPKHILLDDIIASISYEFNLFYGVGTIDDIDHLGNRRIRSVGELLQNQVRIGLSRMERVIKERMTVQDMESITPQALVNIRPVSAAIKEFFGSSQLSQFMDQTNPLSELTHKRRLSALGPGGLSRERAGFEVRDVHHSHYGRMCPIETPEGPNIGLINSLGTYAKVNEYGFIESPYRKYDKETGRVTNEIHYLTADEEDLFVRAQANEPLTEDGEFINNRIACRTVNGALELLSSDKVDYMDISPKQVVSVATAMIPFLENDDANRALMGSNMQRQAVPLVRREAPIIGTGIEYRAAKDSGAVVVAKNGGVVDRVSADEIIIKKEDGTKDKYKLLKFKRSNAGTCINQTPIVSKGEEIKAGDVIADGPATDLGEIALGRNCFIAFMTWEGYNYEDAVLINERLVREDRLSTIHIEEYECEARDTKLGPEEITRDIPNVGESAIKNLDDRGIIRIGAEVDSGDILVGKVTPKGETELTAEERLLRAIFGEKAREVRDTSLKVPHGESGIIVDVKVFTRENGDDLSPGVNELVRCYIAKKRKIKVGDKMAGRHGNKGVISRVLPEEDMPFMEDGTPMDIVLNPQGVPSRMNIGQVLEVHLGLAAKKLGWYVATSVFDGANEYDIMDALEEAGYPRDGKLTLYDGRTGDSFDNRITVGYMYYLKLHHLVDDKLHARSTGPYSLVTQQPLGGKAQFGGQRFGEMEVWALEAYGAAHILQEILTVKSDDVVGRVRTYEAIVKGENIPEPGIPESFKVLIKELQSLCLDVKVLTAEDQEIEVKESVDYEDDGISVADFELDVIPDDIEETHVIEEVEDEFGDNEEIDFDGLSDGFENDDMDYDDGAFDDDDM; encoded by the coding sequence CTTTCGTTATAAATGGTGCGGAAAGGGTTATAGTCAGTCAGCTTGTAAGATCTCCTAGTGTTTATTACGCTGAAGAAAGAGATAAAACTGGTAAGAGATTAATATCTTCTACTGTTATCCCTAATAGAGGGGCATGGCTTGAATACGAAACTGATTCAAATGATGTTATATCAGTAAGAGTTGATAGAACTAGAAAACAGCCAGTTACTGTATTATTAAGAGCTCTAGGAATAGGATCAGATGCAGAAATAATAGAACTTTTAGGTGAAGATGAAAGATTATCAGCTACACTTGAAAAAGACAACACTAACACTGTTGAAGAAGGTCTTATAGAAATATACAAAAAACTTAGACCAGGTGAACCACCAACAGTAGAAAGTGCGTCTTCATTAATAAATGCACTATTCTTTGATCCAAAGAGATACGACCTTGCAAAAGTAGGTAGATACAAATTCAATAAAAAACTAGCAATATGCTATAGAATAATGAATAGAGTTGCTGCTAGAGATATAGTTAACCCAGAAACTGGGGAAGTGTTCGTAAAAGCAGGCGAAACTATAGGATACAATGTTGCTAAAGATATACAGAATGCAGGTATAAATGTTGTTCATCTATTAGTAGATGACGAAAAAGAAATAAAAGTAATAGGTAATAACTTTGTTGATATAGAAGCTCATGTAAACTTCGATATATCAGATCTTAAAATAAAAGAAAAAGTACATTACCCAACATTAAAAGAAATATTAGACAACTACGATGATGAAGAAGAAATAAAAGAAGCTATAAAATCAAGAATGAAAGAATTAATACCAAAACACATACTTCTTGACGATATAATAGCTTCAATAAGTTACGAATTCAACTTATTCTACGGTGTTGGTACTATAGATGATATAGACCACTTAGGAAACAGAAGAATAAGATCAGTAGGTGAATTACTTCAGAATCAGGTTAGAATAGGTCTTTCAAGAATGGAAAGAGTTATAAAAGAAAGAATGACTGTTCAGGACATGGAATCTATAACTCCTCAGGCTCTTGTTAATATAAGACCGGTTTCTGCTGCGATAAAAGAATTCTTCGGAAGTTCTCAGTTATCACAGTTCATGGACCAGACTAACCCATTATCTGAATTAACTCATAAGAGAAGATTATCAGCGCTTGGACCAGGTGGTCTTTCAAGAGAAAGAGCTGGGTTCGAAGTCCGTGACGTTCACCATTCACACTATGGTAGAATGTGTCCGATAGAGACTCCAGAAGGGCCAAATATAGGTCTTATAAACTCACTTGGAACATATGCAAAAGTAAATGAATATGGATTTATAGAATCTCCATATAGAAAATATGATAAAGAAACTGGAAGAGTAACAAATGAAATACACTATCTAACAGCTGATGAAGAAGATTTATTCGTCAGAGCACAGGCAAATGAGCCTTTAACTGAAGATGGTGAATTCATAAACAACAGAATAGCATGTAGAACTGTAAATGGTGCTCTAGAACTTCTATCTTCAGATAAAGTTGACTACATGGATATATCACCTAAACAGGTTGTATCTGTTGCAACAGCTATGATACCATTCCTTGAAAACGACGACGCCAACCGTGCCCTAATGGGATCAAACATGCAGCGTCAGGCAGTGCCTCTAGTAAGAAGAGAAGCTCCAATCATAGGAACAGGTATAGAATACAGAGCAGCAAAAGACTCTGGTGCAGTTGTTGTTGCTAAAAATGGTGGGGTTGTAGATAGAGTATCTGCAGATGAAATAATAATCAAAAAAGAAGATGGTACTAAAGATAAGTACAAACTTCTTAAATTCAAACGTTCAAATGCAGGAACTTGTATAAACCAGACACCTATAGTATCAAAAGGTGAAGAGATAAAAGCTGGGGATGTTATAGCAGATGGACCTGCAACAGACCTTGGAGAAATAGCACTTGGTAGAAACTGTTTCATAGCATTCATGACTTGGGAAGGTTACAACTACGAAGATGCCGTTTTAATAAATGAAAGATTAGTAAGAGAAGATAGATTATCTACTATACATATAGAAGAATACGAATGTGAAGCTAGAGATACTAAGCTTGGACCTGAAGAAATAACTAGAGATATACCAAACGTTGGGGAATCTGCAATTAAGAACCTTGATGATAGAGGTATAATCAGAATAGGTGCTGAAGTTGATTCTGGAGATATATTAGTTGGTAAAGTTACTCCAAAAGGAGAAACTGAACTTACTGCAGAAGAAAGACTTCTAAGAGCTATATTTGGTGAAAAAGCTAGAGAAGTAAGAGATACTTCACTTAAAGTACCTCATGGTGAATCAGGTATAATAGTAGACGTTAAAGTGTTTACAAGAGAAAATGGAGACGATTTATCTCCAGGTGTAAACGAACTTGTAAGATGTTACATAGCTAAGAAGAGAAAGATAAAAGTCGGAGATAAAATGGCCGGTCGTCACGGTAACAAGGGGGTTATCTCAAGAGTATTACCAGAAGAAGATATGCCATTCATGGAAGACGGAACACCTATGGATATAGTACTTAACCCACAGGGGGTACCTTCTCGTATGAACATCGGACAGGTACTTGAAGTTCACTTAGGTTTAGCAGCTAAAAAACTTGGTTGGTATGTAGCTACATCAGTATTTGATGGTGCAAACGAGTACGATATAATGGATGCTCTTGAAGAAGCTGGATACCCAAGAGATGGTAAACTTACTTTATATGATGGTAGAACAGGTGATTCATTCGATAACAGAATAACTGTTGGTTATATGTATTACTTAAAACTACATCACTTAGTTGATGATAAACTTCATGCAAGAAGTACTGGACCTTACTCACTAGTAACTCAGCAGCCTCTAGGAGGTAAAGCTCAGTTCGGTGGACAGAGATTCGGGGAAATGGAGGTTTGGGCTCTTGAAGCATACGGAGCAGCTCACATCCTTCAGGAAATATTAACAGTTAAGTCAGATGACGTTGTAGGACGTGTAAGAACTTACGAAGCTATAGTTAAAGGTGAAAATATACCTGAACCAGGTATACCAGAATCATTCAAGGTTCTTATAAAAGAACTTCAGTCATTATGTCTTGATGTTAAAGTTCTTACTGCTGAAGATCAGGAAATAGAAGTAAAAGAATCTGTTGATTACGAAGATGACGGTATATCAGTAGCAGATTTCGAATTAGATGTTATACCAGATGACATAGAGGAAACTCATGTTATTGAAGAAGTAGAAGACGAATTCGGGGATAACGAAGAAATAGATTTCGATGGTTTATCTGATGGATTTGAAAACGACGATATGGACTACGATGATGGTGCATTCGACGATGATGATATGTAA